A region from the Paraburkholderia youngii genome encodes:
- the hpnC gene encoding squalene synthase HpnC, with translation MDVDQHENFPIASVLLPQALRAPVGIIYQVVRTAADISAEGQWNAAERHARLADFRAGLDAIAQRRAAPVHALLFGKLAGVIAQYELPLEPFYDLLDGCAQDIDTNRYADRAALVDYCRRSAHPVGHLLLHLVGAATPDNLADADAICTGSQLISFWLDVAADWQRQHVYLPQADLRRFGVTEAQIAEGVVDDAWRALMAHEIAFVRATLISGAPLALRMPGRLGIELSGAVHAGLRYLERIERAGYDVFRKRPVLNLFDWCVVAARTLTMRLSRRVGMAARSIEGNA, from the coding sequence ATGGACGTCGATCAACACGAAAACTTTCCGATCGCGAGCGTGTTGCTGCCGCAGGCGCTACGCGCGCCTGTCGGTATTATCTATCAGGTCGTGCGCACCGCGGCCGATATCTCCGCCGAAGGTCAGTGGAACGCCGCCGAGCGGCACGCCCGTCTGGCCGATTTCCGCGCCGGGCTCGACGCGATCGCGCAACGGCGCGCCGCGCCCGTGCATGCGCTGCTGTTCGGCAAGCTCGCTGGCGTGATCGCGCAATACGAGCTGCCGCTCGAACCGTTCTACGATCTGCTCGACGGCTGCGCGCAGGACATCGATACGAATCGCTATGCGGATCGCGCCGCGCTCGTCGACTATTGCCGTCGTTCGGCGCATCCGGTCGGGCATCTGCTGCTGCATCTGGTCGGCGCGGCGACGCCGGACAATCTCGCCGACGCCGACGCGATCTGCACGGGGTCGCAACTGATCAGCTTCTGGCTCGACGTCGCCGCCGACTGGCAACGACAGCACGTGTACCTGCCGCAAGCCGATCTGCGGCGCTTCGGCGTGACCGAGGCGCAGATTGCCGAGGGGGTCGTCGATGACGCGTGGCGCGCGCTGATGGCCCACGAAATCGCGTTCGTGCGTGCCACGCTGATCAGCGGCGCGCCGCTCGCGCTGCGCATGCCGGGGCGGCTCGGCATCGAGCTGAGCGGCGCGGTGCATGCCGGACTGCGGTATCTCGAGCGCATCGAGCGCGCGGGCTACGATGTGTTCCGCAAGCGCCCGGTGCTCAATCTGTTCGACTGGTGCGTGGTGGCGGCACGCACTCTGACAATGCGACTATCCAGGCGCGTCGGCATGGCGGCGCGCTCAATCGAGGGTAATGCTTAA
- a CDS encoding glycosyltransferase produces the protein MAAVLFILSCVSLLIWCVLLFARGGFWRARPAAPLTIAAREAWPAVAAVVPARNEVDVIAEAVTSLLKQDYPGAFHVIVVDDHSTDGTADAARAAALQLQCPERLTVLSAKPLPPGWSGKVWAQSQGIEAARTLDLPADFLLLTDADIGHPAEALTQLVARANAEKRDLVSLMVRLRCDSFWEKALIPAFVFFFAKLYPFAWVNNPRNRTAAAAGGCMLVRRAALEEAGGIESIRGELIDDCSLAARIKHRGTGRHPIRLDVAAKSVSLRPYDSWRDIWNMIARTAFTQLRYSPLLLAGTLVGMAIIYLLPPLAALILGPLGWPAWIAWAAMCCAYAPMLVYYRRSPLWAPFLPLVALFYVGATFASAVRYWRGKGGQWKARVQAPMQER, from the coding sequence ATGGCGGCGGTCCTGTTCATTCTTTCGTGTGTTTCCCTGCTGATCTGGTGCGTGCTGCTGTTCGCGCGCGGCGGCTTCTGGCGCGCGCGCCCCGCCGCGCCGCTGACCATCGCGGCGCGCGAAGCATGGCCGGCCGTCGCGGCCGTCGTACCGGCGCGCAATGAAGTCGATGTGATCGCCGAGGCGGTGACGTCGCTGCTCAAGCAGGACTATCCGGGCGCGTTCCACGTGATCGTCGTCGACGATCACAGCACCGACGGCACCGCCGACGCCGCGCGTGCCGCCGCGCTGCAGCTGCAATGTCCGGAGCGCCTCACCGTGCTGAGCGCTAAGCCGTTGCCGCCGGGCTGGTCCGGCAAGGTGTGGGCGCAGTCACAGGGCATCGAGGCGGCGCGCACGCTCGATCTGCCGGCCGATTTCCTGTTGCTGACCGATGCCGACATCGGCCACCCCGCCGAGGCGTTGACGCAGCTCGTCGCGCGCGCGAATGCCGAAAAGCGCGACCTCGTCTCGCTGATGGTCAGGCTGCGCTGCGATTCGTTCTGGGAAAAAGCGCTGATTCCGGCCTTCGTGTTCTTCTTCGCGAAGCTGTATCCGTTCGCGTGGGTCAACAATCCGCGCAACCGTACGGCGGCCGCGGCGGGCGGCTGCATGCTGGTGCGCCGCGCGGCGCTCGAGGAGGCGGGCGGCATCGAGTCGATCCGTGGCGAACTGATCGACGATTGCAGTCTCGCCGCGCGCATCAAGCATCGCGGCACCGGGCGTCATCCGATCCGCCTCGACGTGGCGGCGAAGAGCGTGTCGCTGCGTCCGTACGATAGCTGGCGCGACATCTGGAACATGATCGCCCGTACCGCGTTCACGCAGTTGCGCTATTCGCCGCTGCTGCTCGCGGGCACGCTGGTGGGAATGGCGATCATCTATCTGTTGCCGCCGCTCGCGGCGTTGATTCTCGGGCCGCTCGGCTGGCCGGCCTGGATCGCGTGGGCGGCGATGTGCTGCGCGTATGCGCCGATGCTGGTCTACTACCGGCGCTCGCCGCTGTGGGCGCCGTTTCTGCCGCTCGTGGCGCTGTTCTATGTCGGCGCAACGTTCGCGTCGGCGGTGCGTTACTGGCGTGGCAAGGGTGGACAGTGGAAGGCGCGCGTGCAGGCGCCGATGCAGGAGCGGTGA
- a CDS encoding acylphosphatase has product MAPDLDERIETYYARVRGTVQGVGFRLATVRQAHALGIKGWVANLDDGSVEAMLQGSANQIDRMLSWLRHGPPAARVTEVSGEERATDKRYERFEQH; this is encoded by the coding sequence ATGGCCCCGGATCTGGATGAGCGGATCGAAACGTATTACGCGCGGGTGCGCGGCACCGTGCAGGGCGTTGGCTTTCGGCTGGCGACGGTGCGCCAGGCGCACGCCCTTGGCATCAAGGGATGGGTCGCGAATCTCGACGACGGTTCGGTCGAAGCGATGTTGCAGGGATCGGCCAATCAGATCGACCGGATGCTCTCGTGGCTGCGTCACGGACCGCCGGCGGCGCGCGTGACCGAGGTGAGCGGCGAGGAGCGCGCAACCGACAAGCGGTACGAGCGCTTCGAGCAGCATTGA
- the hpnA gene encoding hopanoid-associated sugar epimerase, whose translation MTEQNRDLVLVTGASGFVGSSVARIAQSKGFRVRVLVRATSPRKNVESLDAEIVVGDMRDEASMRNALRGVRYLLHVAADYRLWAPDPGEIERANLEGTEATMRAALKEGVERIVYTSSVATLKVTSSGQSADETSPLRADQAIGVYKRSKVLAERAVERMIAEDGLPAVIVNPSTPIGPRDVKPTPTGRIILEAALGKIPAFVDTGLNLVHVDDVAAGHFLALERGKIGERYILGGENLPLQQMLADIAALTGRKAPTLSLPRWPLYPLAMGAEAVAKFTKREPFVTVDGLKMSKNKMYFTSAKAERELGYRARPYREGLGDALEWFRQAGYLKR comes from the coding sequence ATGACCGAACAGAATCGCGATCTCGTGCTCGTGACCGGCGCATCCGGCTTCGTCGGCTCGTCGGTGGCCCGCATCGCGCAGAGCAAAGGCTTTCGTGTGCGCGTGCTGGTGCGCGCGACGAGTCCGCGCAAGAACGTCGAATCGCTCGATGCGGAAATCGTCGTCGGCGACATGCGCGACGAAGCATCGATGCGCAATGCGCTGCGCGGCGTGCGCTATCTGCTGCACGTGGCCGCCGATTATCGGCTGTGGGCGCCGGACCCCGGCGAGATCGAGCGCGCGAACCTCGAAGGCACCGAGGCGACGATGCGCGCGGCGTTGAAGGAAGGCGTGGAACGCATCGTGTACACGAGCAGCGTTGCGACGCTGAAGGTGACGAGCTCCGGCCAGTCCGCCGACGAAACCTCGCCGCTTCGCGCCGACCAGGCGATCGGCGTCTACAAGCGCAGCAAGGTGCTCGCCGAGCGCGCGGTCGAGCGCATGATCGCCGAGGACGGCCTGCCCGCGGTAATCGTCAATCCGTCGACGCCGATCGGCCCGCGCGACGTGAAGCCGACGCCGACCGGCCGCATCATCCTGGAGGCGGCGCTCGGCAAGATTCCCGCATTCGTCGATACGGGGCTGAACCTCGTGCACGTCGACGATGTCGCCGCCGGCCATTTCCTCGCGCTCGAACGCGGCAAGATCGGCGAGCGCTATATTCTCGGCGGCGAAAATCTGCCGCTGCAGCAGATGCTCGCCGACATCGCGGCGTTGACGGGCCGCAAGGCACCCACACTGAGCCTGCCGCGCTGGCCTTTGTATCCGCTCGCGATGGGCGCGGAAGCGGTCGCCAAGTTCACGAAGCGCGAACCGTTCGTCACCGTCGACGGATTGAAGATGTCGAAGAACAAGATGTATTTCACGTCGGCGAAGGCGGAACGCGAGCTGGGGTATCGCGCGCGGCCTTATCGCGAGGGTCTCGGCGATGCGCTCGAATGGTTCCGGCAGGCGGGGTATCTGAAGCGGTAA